CAAATTTCACTTCTTTCAGAATAGCCCAGCCCTCTTGCCTAATCTGACCCATTAGGCCATCAGAACTTGATTCACAGATAGATTTAACAACAGTTTTGCAAAACATCCGCCTAAAATTGAAGTATCGAGTAGGTACATATACGTGACAGTGCAGACTATGGGGGTTGACGAGTCTCAAAACTCTAGTTCTCTTTCCGATCGGGAACTGCAAATTGTTGAACTAGTGGCAGCAGGCTTAACCAACCAGGAGATTGCCGAGAAGCTAGAGATTAGCAAGCGCACAGTCGATAACCACATCAGCAATATTCTGACCAAAACCGCAACGGGCAACCGCGTAGCACTGGTGCGTTGGGCGTTGCAGTGGGGAAAGGTCTGTCTGGATGAGGTGAACTGCTGCGTGCTGCCCACGAATGGGGCAATTCCCAAAGCGTCTAGTCCCCCGCCTGATACAGCACTCCAATCTGAAGTATCTGAATCTGCGGAAGTGATGACTGAAGCAGGGGATGATGTGGCTGCGGAAATAGGGGCTGAATCGGTCAATCTCGACTCAGGGAATGCTGACTCAGGGGATACTGACTCAGTGAATGACGTTGTTGATGCTGTAAACGAAGTAGCGCTATGAAGCGGCAAATCTGCTTGCCTCAACTCCCGCTTGCGGTTTACCGAGAGGTGGCTGCTCACCTGCGCCAGGTTCCTGGCGTGTCAGTTGGCCTACTGCCCCAAACATCCACTGAGTTTGACTATCGGCAAAGCCAGGTGGGTGGTTTAGAAATTGATGACGAGGAGGCGACCACCGCCGCACAGCAGCAGGTCGAGCGAATTTTGCAATACTATGGCGATCGCTTTGGGGCTTGGCAGGCGATCGCCCCTGCTCTCTAAGGCGTTCAATCCAGCTTGAATATCCAGCAAAAAGGGCGACCTCCAATCGAGAGAGTCGCCCTTTTCATTCATGTCATTACAGTTCCACTCACGCAAAAGCCCTAAGTGATAAAACATTACCGACGAAACAACAGAGGAACACAGGCATAAACCAGAGAGTCAATTAATACACGATGTGTCTATCGACACTCTGCGTAGATAGCTTCACAGGGCGGGTTTTTAACCTGCAAATCTTGCAGATAGGACACGTTTTCGCTAGCAAAAAATGAAGTGAGGGAAGTCAGCAGAACAGCGGTAAGCGTAATGATATCCATAGTTTCCTGGTAGATGCGGCCGTGATTCAGTCGTGACTCAATAGTGGCTTATGACAAGGGGCTTCTCAATCAGGGCATTTAACTAACGATGGTTTGAGCTAGTTGAAAATACCAGTAGTTTCACTAAGACATGTATAAAATATGCTTCAGCAAGCAACCGAATATTAAGTTTTTTACAAAGTGTGATAAAAAGCACGCTGCTATTAACAGCTTGAGTCAGTGGCTAACTAAAGTTTGGATAGGGTCTTAAATGGTAATGTCCCCAAAGCCACGCAAGACTCGTGCAGAGTTTTAGAGGTTTCATCGTTCGTACACTGTTCATGCAATCAGGGTTTACGTCAGGTTCATACTGAAGTCACTGCGTCGCCCAAAGCATACCGCCAAAGCATGATTTATTTGTGCAAGTTTTATACAAATATCAGAAACGTAACCAGTTGGGGCGATCGCCCACGAAATATCTGGATGGTTCGGCAGTCTCTGGTCAGGCGGCACACCTCTGTAAACCAGTCTCTCCCTTCCATTTCACCACTCAGACGACTTTCAGTATAGGGAGGCCGCCTCTTGTTTCCAGCGAAATCGCCTGAAGCTGCACCTCCTAAACGCCACTATGGATGAATTTGTCCGTCGGGCATCGTCGCCCCGCTCAAGTTCGCCCCATCAAGCTGGGCTTCCCAAAGGTTTGAATGTCGTAAGTTTGCCTGTCGCAAATCTGCCCTACACAAGTTGGCATGGCTTAGATTCGCCATGCTCAAGTCGGCCCGAAAAAGACTCGTGTTAGATAAATTTGCTTCATTAAGCGCGGCTTCGCGCAGGTCAGCTTCCGTCATGACGCTCGCCCTCAGGTCTGCGGTGTAGAGATTTGCGCCAATTAGATTCGTGCCAATCAGAATGGAGTCGCCCAGGCTTGCATGACTCAGGTTCGCCATACACAGGTTCGACATGCTGAGGTTTGCTCGCGTCAAATTAGCCTGATACAGGGTTGCGCCAACCAGGTTTGCCAGACAAATGATTGACATGCCGAGGTTTGCCTGTCGCAAATCTGCTTCCCGCAGATTGGCTTGACTCAGCGTAGACTCGCGCAGATCGGCCTGACTCAGGTTCGCCCCGTAGAGATTGCTGTGGGAGAGATTGGCGGTATACAGCCGTGCGCCCCGCAAATCAGCCCGGCTCAGGTCGGCTTCGCGCAAGTTAGACAGGCATAAATCTGCCTGATTCAGCGAAGCATGGCTTAGATTTGCACCCTGTAGAAGGGCTTCGCGCAGATTTGCCCGTCGCAGGTCTGCGGTACACAGAGTTGCGGTGCAAAGGCTAGCCAGCGACAGGTTGGCGCTACTCAGATTGGCTTCTCGCAGGTCGGCACCAATTAAGTTGGCTTCGCTCAGGTTGGCTTCGCGCAGATCGGTTGTGTAGAGAATTGCCTCGCGTAGGTCTGCCCGACTCAGATCGGCCTGCTGCAAACTCGCCATGCAGAAATCGGCTCGACTCAAGATGCCTTCTCGCAAATCAGCCTGGTTGAGGGTCACTTCGCGCAAGTTGGCCTGGTTGAGTGCAGCGTAGCTGAGGTTCGGATGAATTTCAGCATGGGTTTCGCGCCATTGGTTCCAGGCGTTTGCGCCCTGTTTCAGCAGAGCTAGATGTTCATGATTTGCCATGAGTGGTGCATCTCTTTTGCAAACTGCCAGAACGCGAAACTGGAGACAGGACGGCGCAGATGTCTTTGGCAAAATCTCAGGCTGGTCAGCAGGAGGATTTTCGGGCGGTTACTGGTTGAAGATGGTTGCGCCAAGGGGGGAATTTCAGGAGATTTCCATTAGAACTTACGCAGTCGGACGATTTCTCGCGGGCTGCGCCCGCGAGAAATCGTCCAAAACCCAGAAAATTTAATCGCAAGTGCGTAAGTCCTATCCATATAATTCCAAGATAAAAGTGGCACTAATTCAGGTGAAGCCAAACCGA
The Thermoleptolyngbya sichuanensis A183 DNA segment above includes these coding regions:
- a CDS encoding pentapeptide repeat-containing protein, giving the protein MANHEHLALLKQGANAWNQWRETHAEIHPNLSYAALNQANLREVTLNQADLREGILSRADFCMASLQQADLSRADLREAILYTTDLREANLSEANLIGADLREANLSSANLSLASLCTATLCTADLRRANLREALLQGANLSHASLNQADLCLSNLREADLSRADLRGARLYTANLSHSNLYGANLSQADLRESTLSQANLREADLRQANLGMSIICLANLVGATLYQANLTRANLSMSNLCMANLSHASLGDSILIGTNLIGANLYTADLRASVMTEADLREAALNEANLSNTSLFRADLSMANLSHANLCRADLRQANLRHSNLWEAQLDGANLSGATMPDGQIHP